DNA sequence from the Microbaculum marinisediminis genome:
ACACGGTCTGCGGCGCCAAGGGCGAGGAGGAGCGCATCGGCGGCCTGTTCACGCTCAAGGGGCAGGATGCGAGCAAGGCTGGCCAGGCGACGACCGGTGACACGGTCGGGCTCGGCCGGCTCGAAGGCATCGCCACCGGCGAGACCATCTCGACGGAGAAGGGCGTTGCCCAGCTCGTATCGGTGGCGCCGCCGGCGCCGGTGCTCGGCAAGGCAATCGCCGCCAAGGAGCGCAAGGACGAGGTGAAGCTGACGTCCGCGGTCCAGAAGATCATGGACGAGGACCCCTCGCTGTCGCTTTCGCACAACCAGGAGGCCGGCGAGATGGTGCTGCACGGGCAGGGCGAGATGCATCTGCGCGTCGCCATGGAGCGGCTGACGGGCAAATTCGCCATCGACGTGGAGACCCACGAGCCGCGCGTCGGCTACAAGGAGACGATCCGCAAGTCGGTCAGCCAGCGCGGCCGCCACAAGAAGCAGTCGGGCGGGCACGGCCAGTTCGGCGACGTGGTGCTGGATATCAAGCCGTTGCCGCGCGGCGCCGGGTTCGAGTTCACCGACTCGATCACCGGCGGTGTTGTGCCCAAGCAGTACATCCCGTCCGTCGAGTCCGGCGTGCGCGACTATCTCGCCCACGGGCCGCTCGGCTTCCCGGTCGTCGACGTGGCGGTCAACCTGTCGGACGGCTCGTATCACACCGTCGACTCCTCCGACATGGCGTTCCGCACCGCCGGGCGCATCGGCATGAGCGAGGGGCTGCCGCAGTGCTCGCCGGTGCTGCTCGAGCCGGTGATGCACGTGGAGATCGCGGTGCCGGCGGACGCGACGTCGAAGGTCAACACCATCGTCTCGCAGCGCCGCGGTCAGATCCTCGGCTTCGATGCCCGGCCCGGCTGGACCGGCTGGGACGTGGTGCAGGCGCAGATGCCGGAGGCGGAGATGCGCGACCTGATCGTCGAGCTCAGGTCGGCGACCGCCGGCGTCGGCTCCTATGTCTATCGCTTCGACCACCTTGCCGAACTGACCGGCAAGCTTGCCGACCAGGTGATCGAGAGCCACCGGAAGGAAGCGGCCTGAGCATCCGGCCGATCGGGGTCATCGCCCCGGACGGCCACATCCCGGGCGGCCGCTATGCGGCGTCCGGGTTCGCCGGGGCCGCGACGGTGCGGCCGGCGGCAAACCCGTTGCGCTCACAGCCGCGTCGCGCAAGCGTGAGTTGCTCCCGTCCCCCGCACGGCGTAGTCCGGTGCACAAGCGGAAGGAGCGATGACCCATGCTGATCCGAAACAGACCGGGATGGTGGATGCCCGACTCCGCGGCGACCCCGCGGGAGGTGTTCCTGAATCGACGCGCGTTCATGGCGGCGACGGGCGTGTCCGTCGCCGGAGCACTGCTGCCCGCCGGCATCGCGCGCGCGGACAGCGACGATCCGACGGCCGATCTCTACCCGGCGCCGCGCAACGAGAGCTTCGAGCTCGACCGGGAGATCACGCCGCAGAAGTACAACCTCGCCTTCAACAATTTCTACGAGTTCGGCTCGCACAAGCAGATTGCCAAAGACGCCCAGGCGCTGAAGATCCGGCCGTGGGAAGTGAAGATCGACGGCGACGTCGAAAAAGAGATGACACTCGGCATCGACGAGCTGATCCGCAAGATGACGCTGGAGGAGCGTCTCTACAGGCACCGCTGCGTCGAAGCCTGGTCGATGGCGGTGCCGTGGACCGGTTTTCCGTTCTCCAGGCTGGTGGCGCTGGCGGCCCCGCTGTCGCGGGCGAAATACGTGCGCATGGAGACCTTCTACAATCCGATCATGGCGCCGGGGCAGAAGCAGTTCTGGTATCCCTGGCCCTATGTCGAGGGCCTGACGATCGAGGAGGCGACCAACGACCTCGCCTTTCTCGTCACCGGCGCCTACGGCGAGCCGGTCGCCAAGCAGATGGGCGCGCCGCTGCGGCTGGCGACCCCGTGGAAATACGGCTTCAAGTCGATCAAGTCGATCGTCCGGTTCACCTTTACCGCTGAGCGGCCCAGGGGACTGTGGGAGGAAATCCTGCCGACCGAGTACGGCTTCTGGGCGAACGTCAATCCGGACGTGCCGCATCCGCGCTGGAGCCAGGCGGACGAGGAAGTGCTCGGCACCGGCGAGCGCGTGCCGACGCAGCTCTACAACGGTTACGGCGAACAGGTCGCCTCGCTCTATTCCGGCTACGAGGGCGAGAAGCTGTTCATGTGACCGGCTCATGTGACCGGGCGGGCCGTCAGGCCCCGGGTCTCGTACATGTCGTGGGGAGCACCGTCATCCGACGATGGCGGTGACGAAAAAAAAGCCGGATCGCGAAAGGCGATCCGGCCATTTAGTCGATTTTCCCGCGAGGGGGGATTCGCGGGTAAATCGCCTTCCAGAGGGGAACAGCTGACCGCATCGAGGCTCAGCGCCGGGAGGAGGTAGCGCCTTGCCTTGCTGCCTACAGCTTGATCGTTGATATGCCGCTTTGAGGTGCATTGCACAACGGGCATGCACGCATGTCAGATATGAGTGCGGCTCATGGCTGTCCGGCGGTCCGTCAAAACTTCCAGCCGCGCGCCTTCGCGAGCAGGAAATCCCGGAAAACATTGATCCGCGCGGTGTCCTTCAGCTCCTCGGGATAGACGAGGTAGGTGTCGAAGGCGGGAATCTCCTCCTCCGGCAGCAGCAGGACGAGGCTCGCCCCCTGATCGATCAGGTAGTCGGGCAGCACCGCGATGCCGATTCCGGCGTCGACGGCGCGTCGCATTCCATGCGTCGTGTTGATCCGCAGGACCGGGGTGCGCGGGTCTCCGTCCGGCCGGCCGACGGTTTCCAGCCAGTTGATATCGCGGA
Encoded proteins:
- a CDS encoding elongation factor G; this translates as MPELNGRAVGAARCIALVGPYLSGKTTLLESILARTGAISRQGRVSDGNTVGDASPEARAHGMSVEVNVATTEFMGDTYTFVDCPGSIEFLHEARNVVPAVDMAIVVAEADEKKVPALQLILKELEDLGIPRLIFLNKIDKAEGNVRDVLAWLQPASAQPIVLRQLPIWENDIVTGFVDLALERAFVYREHAPSEVIEMNDAAKAEEVDARFSMLEKLADYDDELMEQLLSDVEPPRDRVFDDLTTELRESQIVPLLTGSAEHGNGILRLMKALRHEAPTVQQTVERLGLGGGTSAVAQILKTFHTPHGGKLSVARVLRGTLSDGDTVCGAKGEEERIGGLFTLKGQDASKAGQATTGDTVGLGRLEGIATGETISTEKGVAQLVSVAPPAPVLGKAIAAKERKDEVKLTSAVQKIMDEDPSLSLSHNQEAGEMVLHGQGEMHLRVAMERLTGKFAIDVETHEPRVGYKETIRKSVSQRGRHKKQSGGHGQFGDVVLDIKPLPRGAGFEFTDSITGGVVPKQYIPSVESGVRDYLAHGPLGFPVVDVAVNLSDGSYHTVDSSDMAFRTAGRIGMSEGLPQCSPVLLEPVMHVEIAVPADATSKVNTIVSQRRGQILGFDARPGWTGWDVVQAQMPEAEMRDLIVELRSATAGVGSYVYRFDHLAELTGKLADQVIESHRKEAA
- the msrP gene encoding protein-methionine-sulfoxide reductase catalytic subunit MsrP: MLIRNRPGWWMPDSAATPREVFLNRRAFMAATGVSVAGALLPAGIARADSDDPTADLYPAPRNESFELDREITPQKYNLAFNNFYEFGSHKQIAKDAQALKIRPWEVKIDGDVEKEMTLGIDELIRKMTLEERLYRHRCVEAWSMAVPWTGFPFSRLVALAAPLSRAKYVRMETFYNPIMAPGQKQFWYPWPYVEGLTIEEATNDLAFLVTGAYGEPVAKQMGAPLRLATPWKYGFKSIKSIVRFTFTAERPRGLWEEILPTEYGFWANVNPDVPHPRWSQADEEVLGTGERVPTQLYNGYGEQVASLYSGYEGEKLFM